The window TCAGAATTATCTTTTGTCAAGCTAGCTGCAATATTGGATACTTCCTGTTCCGGTGGTGAAAAGTATACCTTCTGAGAAGAGTTTTGCAGCCTTGCAAGCTCATCGGCAGACAATTGGGACTTAAGGAACTGTGTTGCATACCAAGCGGACCACCCAAATTTTCTACCTTCAGTTAATATTCTTGCCGATGGTGATTTCTCGGTATGGTCTAAGTTTTGAGCCTCATCCATAATAACTGGCATTGGTTTATTTTTGTGCCCATTTCTAACTGAGTAATTCCATAGCTCCCATAGAATAAATTCAGTAATAATTAACTGAACATCCCTTGGAAAACCAGTAAGCTGGATTACATATACTTCCCCATTACTCTCAATAATGTCTTTCCAGTTAAAAGAGTTATCAGAACTAAAAGGGTTACGATCGATAAGAGGCCTTATTTGTGATAATGCTGTTTTTGCATATGAAGAGCCATCTTCTTCAAGCATTTCTTTAAGCTTCAAAAGGTTCATATTTTGACCGTATCGATCTAATCCATTTAGAATGGCCTCATAAATAGAATTTTGCTGCTGAATTCCTAAAGATTTATATACTGCTGCAAAAACACTTTTAACTCGTTCTGCAATATCTGTGTTGGATTCATCTAGTTGAATTCCACCTATATCCCTCACATTCTTACGGAAGGGGTTTATAGGCAACTGTTCACTATAAACAATTTTTTGCTTTAGTTTCTTACCTAAAAAATCTACAAACTCAGGTTCAAGTTGATTTGGGAGAAACCCTTCTGTGTAATCTATTACTATGCTGGAGATACCTAACTTTGATTTTTCCAGAAGTAAACACTGCATAAAGTAAGTTTTACCTTGTCCTGATTTACCAGAAATCAATAAATGCCTGTTCGCTAAACCTTTGTTTCCGTATTCCCAATAAATTTCTCGATTAGAGTTTTCTGCTTTACCTAATTTTATTCTTGCTGTTTCATTAAACTTCTTTACTGATTCTTGGATTTCATCCTTCTCTTTAAATACCTTTTTATCTAATTCAGTTTCGACGTTGCTTATAGAAACAGGATCTTCTCTTTCATTTTCCTCTTTAAGGCTCTCTTCAATTTCGCCTTTTTCAACCTTTGGCTCTTTATAGGTTGGTCCTTCACTTTGATTTGTACCATCGGAACCATATAATAGATTACATGGCTTGTATTTGTAAGATAGCATTTCTTCTTTAATAAAATCGTTTTGTTCCTCTTGTATCCAATTACGCATTTCTTGTACAGGCTTAACTAAACCGTTATATCCATCAAATTCGGTCAAATTCAATAACAGGACATTGTCTTCCAAGAAAGCACTTCTGTGATGAGAATTTTTCTGAAATGAGAGAATTGCACCATGTCCTATATATTTGTGAAGATGCTCTGAAATTTCGAAATCATCTATTAGTAGCTTTTCAATCACATCATCTGTTAGCTTATAATCCTTTCCTTCCCAAAAACCATTTTGCTCTAGTTTTGCAGCATTCGCGATTAGCAATTGAACAAAGAAATTCCTATAAAACCTTGCCGTAAATTCTTTTCCTTCTTCACCTATTAATGTTTCTACAAATAGTTTTTTCGTTTTTTCTACCTGTTTACGGGCTTTATCCAGTACTTCTCCTCTATTTAACCCAATTTTAACCTCCACCGGATAAAAATGAAGAGATAGCTTTCCTTCCTTATTCTCTAACCCAATTAAAAGCAAATCGTCACTGTGGCTTCCTTTTACACCAAGGTTTTTCGCAGTAAATACACCCTCGGACCTATTTAAACTTACCGCACCAGCAACTCTTAATATTTCTTCAAGAGACACAGGAATCCACTTAATATCAGGATGATCAAAATAAGAAACAGAGAATTTAATTGCTGAAATAATACTTAGTTTTTCTCGATCAAACTGACCTTTACTTCCAATAATCCTTAGTAACCACTCACCATTAAAAGTATTAAAAGCTCTTATAGTCTCTAAAACGTTTTGATCTGTACCCTCAACATCCTTTTGTTTAAGGAATTCTTTAATCACTGCATAGTACTGGTTTGATTTATTAGTTACTGTTATTGCATCATAACGACTTGATGATGAATATTGATCGCTATAATGGATAACAACCAAATTTCCGTCGTATTTGTTGAAAAATTCTAAATCCATAGAAGGATCTACAAATGTTACCCAGAAAGATGATTCAAACACTTTTTCCAATGTTACTTCATCAGCAGTTGTCGTACGAGAAAGAATAGCCTCTCCACGTCGATAACTATCGTGTCCACCATTTCGAAGGTTTGCGGCCAATTCATTAACAAAGTAGGCTGTTTTCGCAAGATAATTAATATCATCAACACTATAAGCTTTTGTACCAAATCCACTCTTGTAATTTTCTTCATCTTTCATTGAAGGAACGCTCGAATATAATCCCTCAATAGAAATTCCAGTAGTCATCTCATTCATAGGCTGAACAGCATGATGTTCTTGAGCATGCATTTTATAAAACGTTATGTGAGAATATCTGTATTCAGCATCGGAATTCTGTTTATAAAAAGAAAGTTTTTCTCTTATCGTTCGTATTATATCTTCGGGTTCAACTTCTTTTGATTCAAGTTTAATATTAAATGTTTCTTCAAATTCTTGTATTGACTCAATTATTGAGTATAAATCAAACGCACTTTCCGTAAAATCTCCATTGTTATAAAGAGTAACTTCAACTGGCTTTAAACCTTCCAAACCATTTTTATCAATTTCCTTTAACATCCATTGAAATATCCCTCTAATAACCTCTTTATCATTTGTTATATTTAAAACATTAAGTCTTAATGGAGCTTGTGAATTATTGATGAACAAGTAGGAAAAGTGCTCTTTAAATTGGGAAATTTTATCATGAACAACCTTTGCTAAGTAATGATTTGCATCGGAAACAGATACTTTATTAACTGGTTTAAAAGTTAACCATTCATATGCTGCTTTTTGATGATCAGGTTTAAACAAATTTTCTTCATCATATATAAAAGGTATTAAAGCATCTGGAGTTAGCCTGGTAAGTATACTGTTATCGATCTCCTCTTTATTTAATAGTTCATATGTTTTTAGCTTAAATGCGACCATTAATGGATGGAATGGTGTGAAATACAATACTTCATTTGATTGAATCATACCTAATTTAAACAAATCTATACCTTTACTGCCTGCCGGGGATCCCGCTTTAAAGCTTTCTATTTCCTTAATATATTCATTAATATAAGCTAGAGATCTACTCTTTAAATCATCAGTAACTGTACAAAGGCTAGGGATTGAATTATTTATTTTGAAGTATGTTAAAAATCTGCTATAAGCTTCTCTTAAATTATCACTCAATTTTATATCTTGAGGATTAAGGTTATCAGATTCATTTATTGCAAACTTTAAGCCTTCCTCGACCCAAAAGTTTTCCCACTCAAAAAATTCCCTGTACTCAGAATGGAAGTAAAACTCACGATTTTCTAAAATTAAGCGGTTGTTTTCTTTTATCCACTGTATGTCCATACCTGTTTCCCGTACTAACTTCCAAATTCGTTGTCCGTTTATTGGTAAAGAGTCAGGCAATTCGTTTACTAGCAGAAAAGGTACAATACCATAATCAAATTCAATATTGAATGATAATGCCTCATCATCATTAAAAGCTTCCGGCAAAGGCAATAAGATTAACTGCTCATCTTGTGTAACTTTATATGTTTTACTACTTTCTGATACCTCTAGCCTTTTTCTTTCAAAACCGGATCCAAATGTTAGACTTTCATCAATATTTCGTAATTCAATAAACCCTCCAACTGGGTCCACTAGGTATTGTGATTTAAAAGGATCTAGATATTCAGGCTCAATAGGCAAGATGGCAATCAGGAATTCTGCACCTAATGAAGACTTTTTATCATGTCTATAAGTAAATCTAGCAAAAGTTGCTTTATTGGGTTGCGCCGAAAGACTTGCTAAAATATTTTTTTGTTTTACTTGGATTGTTAAAATATCAGTAAACTGTTTAGGAATGGTTAAGAAATCAGAGCTTAAACTGTTATTATCTTTGCTCAAAAGGAACCCAGCTTGTAATTGAATTTCTTCCCTCTGTTCAGGATTAAAAATAATAATATTCCTTTTTCTTTTTCCGGCAGCTGTTTCACTTTGGGGTTTATCCCAGTATTTTATTTTGTTATCAATAGTTAAGGAAGTAAGTTCAATTGATTTTTTTCCAGGTTCATTTTTACTTCGAAAAACTTCAGGGAAAATTTTATCCTTCCAATCTTCTTTAAAAAGTTCCCTAACGCCCTCTGGTTTGAACCTCTTTTCCAATTCATCTTGGCCTAGGCCATAGTCATGTACTTTTCTTACATAATCAAATAAATCCCTATTTTCTTGAATACGTTCCTTTTGGTCTTTCCCCTTAAATTTATCAAGGTCCGGATCTTTAAAAAGACCAAATTTATAGTATTCTTGGTCATCGATAGAACCTTTTTGTAATGTAGAAAAAATATCTTCAAATTCAAAAAATGAAATTTGTTGATATGCTTGT is drawn from Bacillus sp. FJAT-18017 and contains these coding sequences:
- the dptH gene encoding DNA phosphorothioation-dependent restriction protein DptH — translated: MSNQFYNYISSLLVNYFKEVGLKAGDRYYLQLDKETDISHLVNALGKIQGSKDFTYKHEFGEEYKTFSLAFNSINLVIAYTSENVKPDFLVTLRNLVGEQKGIWKNTSLLSIVSEQLDSIQGGSSDLQKEGMPLHPSSLFKNLKGEIEKSILPKIDQIILLDNLDVLLKEQAYQQISFFEFEDIFSTLQKGSIDDQEYYKFGLFKDPDLDKFKGKDQKERIQENRDLFDYVRKVHDYGLGQDELEKRFKPEGVRELFKEDWKDKIFPEVFRSKNEPGKKSIELTSLTIDNKIKYWDKPQSETAAGKRKRNIIIFNPEQREEIQLQAGFLLSKDNNSLSSDFLTIPKQFTDILTIQVKQKNILASLSAQPNKATFARFTYRHDKKSSLGAEFLIAILPIEPEYLDPFKSQYLVDPVGGFIELRNIDESLTFGSGFERKRLEVSESSKTYKVTQDEQLILLPLPEAFNDDEALSFNIEFDYGIVPFLLVNELPDSLPINGQRIWKLVRETGMDIQWIKENNRLILENREFYFHSEYREFFEWENFWVEEGLKFAINESDNLNPQDIKLSDNLREAYSRFLTYFKINNSIPSLCTVTDDLKSRSLAYINEYIKEIESFKAGSPAGSKGIDLFKLGMIQSNEVLYFTPFHPLMVAFKLKTYELLNKEEIDNSILTRLTPDALIPFIYDEENLFKPDHQKAAYEWLTFKPVNKVSVSDANHYLAKVVHDKISQFKEHFSYLFINNSQAPLRLNVLNITNDKEVIRGIFQWMLKEIDKNGLEGLKPVEVTLYNNGDFTESAFDLYSIIESIQEFEETFNIKLESKEVEPEDIIRTIREKLSFYKQNSDAEYRYSHITFYKMHAQEHHAVQPMNEMTTGISIEGLYSSVPSMKDEENYKSGFGTKAYSVDDINYLAKTAYFVNELAANLRNGGHDSYRRGEAILSRTTTADEVTLEKVFESSFWVTFVDPSMDLEFFNKYDGNLVVIHYSDQYSSSSRYDAITVTNKSNQYYAVIKEFLKQKDVEGTDQNVLETIRAFNTFNGEWLLRIIGSKGQFDREKLSIISAIKFSVSYFDHPDIKWIPVSLEEILRVAGAVSLNRSEGVFTAKNLGVKGSHSDDLLLIGLENKEGKLSLHFYPVEVKIGLNRGEVLDKARKQVEKTKKLFVETLIGEEGKEFTARFYRNFFVQLLIANAAKLEQNGFWEGKDYKLTDDVIEKLLIDDFEISEHLHKYIGHGAILSFQKNSHHRSAFLEDNVLLLNLTEFDGYNGLVKPVQEMRNWIQEEQNDFIKEEMLSYKYKPCNLLYGSDGTNQSEGPTYKEPKVEKGEIEESLKEENEREDPVSISNVETELDKKVFKEKDEIQESVKKFNETARIKLGKAENSNREIYWEYGNKGLANRHLLISGKSGQGKTYFMQCLLLEKSKLGISSIVIDYTEGFLPNQLEPEFVDFLGKKLKQKIVYSEQLPINPFRKNVRDIGGIQLDESNTDIAERVKSVFAAVYKSLGIQQQNSIYEAILNGLDRYGQNMNLLKLKEMLEEDGSSYAKTALSQIRPLIDRNPFSSDNSFNWKDIIESNGEVYVIQLTGFPRDVQLIITEFILWELWNYSVRNGHKNKPMPVIMDEAQNLDHTEKSPSARILTEGRKFGWSAWYATQFLKSQLSADELARLQNSSQKVYFSPPEQEVSNIAASLTKDNSEKKYWENVLSTLKKGQCIVHGPVLKDNGELSNPTVSIVNITPLSERI